A single window of Pyrus communis chromosome 10, drPyrComm1.1, whole genome shotgun sequence DNA harbors:
- the LOC137748848 gene encoding respiratory burst oxidase homolog protein E-like: protein MMSTASSSAKRSSYTPGFELPSPSPVGGAMLPKFLRDLSQDLVEVTLELDDDDDDDDGSIVVCSVAPANDDLTSSAVAENGILRRSLSATSMSVRRTFGWLKSASSRTTASNSESAVEFTLSAREGRRMKAKLQRTRSSAQRALNGLRFISKTTAGGNDAAEQWQQVEARFESLAKDGLLARADFGECIGMGDSEEFAVGIFDALARRRRQKITKITIEELRDFWLQISDSSFDARLQIFFDMADVNEDGRITMEGVQELITLSASANKLSKLKEQAEEYASLIMEELDPENFGYIELWQLEALLLQRDVYINYSRPLSTASVPWSQNPSSLKPKNLVRRLSRSLQCLALENWRRGWILLLWVVAMACLFVWKFYQYRKNRATFQVMHYCLPVAKGAAETLKLNMALILLPVCRNTLTWLRSTRARSFIPFDDNINFHKIIAFAIAIGITIHAGNHLACDFPRLVNSSPEKFAPLSSDFHDKKPTYEFLLTGTEGATGILMVILIAISFTLAAHRFRRNMVRLPAPFNKLTGFNAFWYSHHLLGLVYILLIIHGSCLYLAHRWYEKTTWMYISVPLLLYVAERSLRTCRSKHYSVKMLKASVLPGNVISLIMSKPPGFKYKSGQYIFLQCSTISPFEWHPFSITSAPGDEYLSVHIRTVGDWTRELKRAIAEEDDSSVVHPARFAQMRNLDQRGQPRLFVDGPYGAPAQDYQHYDVLLLVGLGIGATPFISILRDLLDRARTAEEQMDSNTETSRSDDSPNSFMSSSLTPGDKKKSQKTTNAHFYWVTREPGSFEWFKGVMDEVAEMDHKGQIELHNYLTSVYEEGDARSTLITMVQALNHAKHGVDILSGTRVRTHFARPDWKQVFTKIASKHPYSTVGVFYCGMPMLAKELKVLSHELSQKTTTRFEFHKEYF, encoded by the exons ATGATGTCGACGGCGTCGTCTAGCGCGAAGCGGTCGAGTTACACCCCCGGGTTTGAGTTACCCTCGCCGTCGCCGGTCGGCGGCGCAATGCTGCCGAAGTTTCTCAGAGACCTCAGCCAGGACTTGGTCGAAGTCACATTGGAGctcgacgacgacgacgacgacgacgacggcTCAATTGTCGTGTGCAGCGTCGCTCCCGCAAACGACGACTTGACGTCGTCGGCGGTAGCGGAGAACGGGATTTTACGGAGGAGTCTTTCCGCGACGTCGATGAGTGTACGGCGGACGTTCGGGTGGTTGAAATCGGCGTCTTCGAGGACGACGGCGTCAAATTCGGAGTCGGCGGTGGAGTTCACTCTGTCGGCTCGCGAGGGGAGGCGGATGAAGGCCAAGCTTCAACGGACGAGATCGAGCGCGCAAAGAGCTCTCAACGGTCTTAGATTCATCAGCAAGACGACTGCCGGAGGAAATGACGCGGCGGAGCAATGGCAGCAAGTGGAGGCGAGGTTCGAGTCGCTCGCTAAGGACGGCTTGCTCGCCAGAGCAGACTTCGGCGAATGTATAG GGATGGGGGACTCGGAGGAGTTCGCGGTGGGGATATTTGATGCATTGGCGAGGCGGCGGCGGCAGAAGATAACCAAAATTACAATAGAGGAGCTTCGTGACTTTTGGTTGCAAATTTCCGACAGCAGCTTCGACGCGCGCCTTCAAATCTTCTTTGACAT GGCGGACGTCAATGAAGATGGAAGAATCACAATGGAAGGAGTTCAAGAG CTTATAACGCTCAGTGCTTCTGCAAACAAGCTATCCAAGCTCAAAGAACAAGCCGAAGAGTATGCTTCATTGATAATGGAAGAACTtgatcccgaaaatttcggttacATCGAG TTATGGCAATTGGAAGCACTGCTTCTACAAAGGGACGTGTACATAAACTACAGCAGACCATTGAGCACAGCAAGTGTACCTTGGAGTCAGAACCCCAGTTCCTTGAAGCCCAAGAATCTGGTCCGGAGACTGAGCCGTTCACTTCAGTGTCTCGCACTCGAGAATTGGCGGCGTGGTTGGATTTTACTGTTGTGGGTTGTTGCAATGGCTTGCCTTTTTGTATGGAAATTCTACCAGTACAGAAAAAATAGGGCTACATTTCAGGTCATGCATTACTGCTTGCCAGTGGCCAAAGGGGCTGCAGAGACTCTCAAGCTTAACATGGCTCTCATCCTCCTACCGGTCTGTCGAAACACGCTGACATGGCTTCGGTCTACAAGAGCTAGGTCCTTCATCCCATTTGATGACAACATTAATTTCCACAAG ATAATTGCATTTGCTATAGCAATTGGAATAACCATTCACGCCGGGAACCATTTGGCGTGCGACTTTCCTCGCCTGGTAAACTCTTCGCCGGAAAAATTTGCACCACTATCCTCGGATTTCCATGACAAAAAGCCCACCTATGAATTCCTGCTCACCGGAACTGAAGGCGCGACTGGAATTTTGATGGTGATTTTAATAGCCATCTCCTTCACGCTAGCAGCTCATAGATTTCGGAGGAACATGGTGAGACTTCCTGCGCCCTTCAACAAGTTGACTGGTTTTAATGCATTCTGGTATTCTCATCATCTGCTAGGTCTTGTCTACATTTTGCTAATCATCCATGGAAGCTGCTTGTATTTAGCACACAGGTGGTACGAGAAAACG ACATGGATGTACATCTCTGTTCCGTTGTTGCTCTATGTAGCGGAGCGCAGTCTGAGAACATGTAGATCGAAGCATTATTCAGTTAAGATGTTAAAG GCTTCGGTCCTCCCCGGAAATGTGATTAGCTTAatcatgtccaaaccacctggATTTAAGTACAAAAGTGGGCAGTACATATTTCTTCAATGCTCTACCATCTCCCCATTTGAATG GCATCCATTTTCCATTACCTCCGCACCAGGAGACGAGTACCTCAGCGTTCACATCCGAACAGTAGGAGACTGGACTCGAGAATTGAAGCGAGCCATAGCGGAGGAAGATGATTCATCTGTAGTTCATCCAGCAAGATTTGCTCAGATGCGAAATCTGGATCAGAGAGG CCAACCCAGATTGTTTGTTGACGGTCCATATGGGGCGCCAGCGCAGGACTACCAGCACTACGATGTCTTGCTCCTCGTGGGGCTTGGGATCGGAGCTACCCCTTTTATAAGCATTCTTCGAGATCTTCTTGACAGAGCAAGAACAGCAGAAGAACAAATG GATTCAAATACGGAAACTAGTAGATCAGACGACAGCCCGAATAGTTTTATGTCTTCAAGTTTGACGCCCGGTGACAAGAAGAAATCTCAGAAGACTACAAATGCTCACTTCTACTGGGTTACCAGAGAGCCTGGATCTTTTGAGTGGTTTAAAGGAGTCATGGACGAGGTTGCAGAAATGGATCACAAA GGTCAGATTGAGCTACACAACTATCTTACGAGTGTCTACGAAGAGGGTGACGCCAGGTCGACTCTAATCACCATGGTCCAAGCTCTCAACCACGCCAAACATGGTGTCGACATCCTATCTGGCACCCGA GTAAGAACTCACTTCGCAAGACCAGACTGGAAACAAGTGTTTACCAAGATAGCTTCCAAGCATCCGTATTCAACAGTAG GGGTATTCTACTGTGGGATGCCAATGCTGGCAAAGGAGCTGAAGGTGCTATCGCATGAACTCAGCCAGAAGACAACGACACGGTTTGAATTCCACAAGGAGTATTTTTAA
- the LOC137748936 gene encoding uncharacterized protein isoform X1, with product MSSPSSAIVVKPVAMNENGGTKLTGIRQIVKFKEILQKWQAVTLGSRANSPRAKSSPHSEKRGGESTTPRSERGHGGISPAISKRLTNVLCDSDEDICHSPEPPPDVPQGYLAVYVGPELRRFIIPTSYLSHSLFKVLLEKAEEEYGFDHGGGLTIPCETETFKYLLKCMENHQKAHPDDIPAGDWKLIQ from the exons ATGTCCTCCCCCTCCTCAG CAATTGTGGTAAAACCTGTAGCAATGAATGAAAATGGTGGCACCAAGTTGACCGGAATCAGGCAGATTGTCAAGTTCAAAGAAATTCTGCAGAAGTGGCAAGCTGTCACGCTTGGCTCGAGGGCAAACAGCCCCCGAGCCAAAAGTAGTCCCCATTCTGAAAAAAGAGGAGGGGAGAGCACCACTCCCCGTTCTGAACGAGGCCATGGGGGCATTTCACCGGCAATTAGCAAGAGGCTAACAAATGTTCTTTGTGATTCCGACGAGGATATATGCCACAGTCCCGAACCGCCACCTGATGTCCCCCAAGGGTATTTGGCGGTTTATGTTGGACCGGAGCTTCGGAGGTTCATCATTCCCACTAGCTACCTCAGTCACTCCCTTTTTAAAGTATTGCTGGAGAAGGCTGAGGAGGAATATGGGTTTGATCATGGCGGCGGGCTCACAATCCCATGTGAGACTGAGACCTTCAAGTACCTCTTGAAGTGCATGGAGAACCATCAGAAAGCTCACCCTGATGACATCCCAG CTGGAGACTGGAAACTCATTCAATGA
- the LOC137748936 gene encoding uncharacterized protein isoform X2 produces the protein MNENGGTKLTGIRQIVKFKEILQKWQAVTLGSRANSPRAKSSPHSEKRGGESTTPRSERGHGGISPAISKRLTNVLCDSDEDICHSPEPPPDVPQGYLAVYVGPELRRFIIPTSYLSHSLFKVLLEKAEEEYGFDHGGGLTIPCETETFKYLLKCMENHQKAHPDDIPAGDWKLIQ, from the exons ATGAATGAAAATGGTGGCACCAAGTTGACCGGAATCAGGCAGATTGTCAAGTTCAAAGAAATTCTGCAGAAGTGGCAAGCTGTCACGCTTGGCTCGAGGGCAAACAGCCCCCGAGCCAAAAGTAGTCCCCATTCTGAAAAAAGAGGAGGGGAGAGCACCACTCCCCGTTCTGAACGAGGCCATGGGGGCATTTCACCGGCAATTAGCAAGAGGCTAACAAATGTTCTTTGTGATTCCGACGAGGATATATGCCACAGTCCCGAACCGCCACCTGATGTCCCCCAAGGGTATTTGGCGGTTTATGTTGGACCGGAGCTTCGGAGGTTCATCATTCCCACTAGCTACCTCAGTCACTCCCTTTTTAAAGTATTGCTGGAGAAGGCTGAGGAGGAATATGGGTTTGATCATGGCGGCGGGCTCACAATCCCATGTGAGACTGAGACCTTCAAGTACCTCTTGAAGTGCATGGAGAACCATCAGAAAGCTCACCCTGATGACATCCCAG CTGGAGACTGGAAACTCATTCAATGA